The Catenuloplanes niger genome includes a window with the following:
- a CDS encoding TVP38/TMEM64 family protein has protein sequence MAALVAVVAALGASAATLPLHEIQDAARSLGWAAALVMAGVGALLLAVLVPRTAISLACGALLGPALGFTAAITAAMLAATITYFAGRWAGHGLLASRVGGRLHRLDGWLSRRGFSAVLLVRLLPLAPFGLMGYAYGTTSVRRHHYLLGTLVASTPSAFSYSVLGAAVMTPGDVNPVTFVPAVCGVLLTSTIVYRWRRASRRAAVPA, from the coding sequence GTGGCCGCACTGGTCGCGGTGGTCGCCGCGCTCGGCGCCTCGGCCGCCACCCTCCCGCTGCACGAGATCCAGGACGCCGCCCGCTCGCTCGGCTGGGCCGCCGCGCTCGTGATGGCCGGCGTCGGCGCGCTGCTGCTGGCCGTGCTCGTGCCGCGGACCGCGATCTCGCTGGCCTGCGGCGCGCTCCTCGGTCCCGCGCTCGGTTTCACGGCCGCGATCACCGCCGCGATGCTGGCGGCCACGATCACCTACTTCGCCGGCCGCTGGGCCGGCCACGGCCTCCTCGCCTCCCGGGTCGGCGGCCGCCTGCACCGCCTCGACGGCTGGCTCAGCCGACGCGGCTTCTCCGCCGTCCTGCTGGTTCGGCTGCTTCCGCTGGCCCCGTTCGGCCTGATGGGCTACGCCTACGGCACCACGTCCGTACGCCGCCACCACTACCTGCTGGGCACGCTGGTCGCCTCGACCCCGTCCGCCTTCAGCTACTCCGTCCTCGGCGCCGCCGTGATGACGCCCGGCGACGTCAACCCGGTCACGTTCGTCCCGGCCGTCTGCGGCGTCCTGCTCACCTCCACCATCGTCTACCGCTGGCGCCGCGCGTCCCGCCGCGCCGCCGTCCCGGCCTGA
- the mraZ gene encoding division/cell wall cluster transcriptional repressor MraZ — MFLGTHTPRLDDKGRLILPAKFRDELAGGVVITKGQERCLYVFPMPEFQRISEELRAAPMTHKAARAYSRVFFASAHDEVPDRQGRVTIPVLLREYAQLDRELVVIGASTRVEIWDKQAWETYLAESEDDFADIGEGVLPGGL; from the coding sequence ATGTTTCTCGGCACGCACACTCCGCGCCTGGACGACAAGGGCCGGCTGATCCTCCCGGCCAAGTTCCGGGACGAGCTGGCGGGAGGTGTCGTGATCACCAAAGGGCAGGAGCGCTGCCTCTACGTCTTCCCGATGCCCGAGTTCCAGCGGATCTCGGAGGAGCTGCGGGCCGCACCGATGACGCACAAGGCGGCGCGGGCCTACAGCCGGGTCTTCTTCGCCAGCGCGCACGACGAGGTGCCGGACCGGCAGGGCCGGGTCACCATCCCGGTGCTGCTGCGGGAATACGCGCAGCTCGACCGCGAGCTCGTCGTGATCGGCGCCAGCACCCGGGTGGAGATCTGGGACAAGCAGGCCTGGGAGACGTATCTCGCGGAGAGCGAGGACGACTTCGCCGACATCGGGGAGGGGGTGCTGCCCGGCGGGCTGTAG
- a CDS encoding peptidoglycan D,D-transpeptidase FtsI family protein — translation MPPRDQPPARRGRGARDDRDSGRGGARDRRQTRDTGDDGQPSSPSSRAHSKMSEARAYTPRGRTVREGMPRPQRPVEEPRARRTPAGSGSGSGRTKGDRPALRVLDGGRQDERRGGSARGRGTAGRDRDRDTVPAPRRTGAAARNAAPARNRPAPIRKPRPPRRPPKLGDPGRRLRVASLLAMVMLATVGVRLVVLQFGDTPEWARQGLNDRLQVVTLPAARGAIYDQNGAVLAHSVEARYIAVDPEFVKDANRTASLLAPILGLSKSELLDRMQKRIRPDGRPSRFEWLARAVSTGDAKKVEALELPEIVIGRDEKREWPGRDLAANLIGFTGGDMNGLEGIEARYDELLRGVNGERRFEVGKEVDGTDLAKEIPGGYSQETPAKDGSSLTLTIDRDMQYEAQRIIGEQMTKVDASIGAAVVLDARTGEVYAQVSFPTYDPVEFAEADPEDRQDVASAVVVDPGSVHKALIYGAALEEGVITPDTVLQVGPTIRKGGVTFRDTHPHPEGTKITMAGALAYSSNVAAIQVADQLGPEKVVEYQKRFGLGQSVNEGVAGEASGKVLEASEWSGSGYGSVPIGHSVDATLLQMAAAYGAIANDGVYVQPHLIKDTIAPDGTVTPNTDVKTHQVISAESARQLRTLLESVMVIPDGSGRDARVNGYRVAGKTGTSSRLAEGSYLPGEVASFIGMAPAENPRFVVAVFAHTPKGGGGAVAGPAFKEIMGFALRHFKVPPSSTEPPEFKVFP, via the coding sequence GTGCCGCCACGGGATCAGCCTCCCGCCCGCCGCGGCCGGGGTGCGCGGGACGACCGCGACTCCGGCCGCGGCGGCGCGCGGGACCGGCGTCAGACGCGGGACACGGGGGACGACGGGCAGCCGTCGTCCCCCTCGTCGCGTGCGCACAGCAAGATGTCCGAGGCCCGCGCCTACACGCCGCGCGGGCGCACGGTCCGCGAGGGCATGCCGCGCCCGCAGCGGCCGGTCGAGGAGCCGCGCGCACGACGTACCCCCGCGGGGTCCGGTTCCGGCTCCGGCCGGACGAAGGGTGACCGGCCCGCGCTGCGGGTGCTCGACGGCGGCCGCCAGGACGAGCGGCGCGGCGGCTCGGCGCGCGGACGCGGGACCGCCGGGCGGGATCGTGACCGGGACACCGTGCCCGCGCCGCGCCGGACGGGGGCCGCGGCCCGCAACGCCGCGCCGGCCCGGAACCGGCCGGCGCCGATCCGCAAGCCACGGCCCCCGCGCCGGCCGCCGAAGCTGGGCGATCCGGGCCGGCGGTTGCGGGTGGCGTCGCTGCTGGCCATGGTCATGCTGGCCACGGTCGGCGTACGGCTGGTGGTGCTGCAGTTCGGGGACACGCCCGAGTGGGCCCGGCAGGGCCTGAACGACCGGCTGCAGGTGGTCACGCTGCCCGCGGCGCGCGGCGCGATCTACGACCAGAACGGCGCGGTGCTGGCGCACAGCGTGGAGGCGCGGTACATCGCGGTCGACCCGGAGTTCGTGAAGGACGCGAACCGGACCGCGTCGCTGCTGGCGCCGATCCTCGGCCTGTCCAAATCGGAGCTGCTGGACCGCATGCAGAAGCGCATCCGGCCGGACGGCCGGCCGTCCCGCTTCGAGTGGCTGGCGCGCGCGGTGAGCACCGGCGACGCGAAGAAGGTCGAGGCGCTGGAGCTGCCGGAGATCGTGATCGGCCGGGACGAGAAGCGCGAGTGGCCGGGCCGCGACCTGGCCGCGAACCTGATCGGTTTCACCGGCGGCGACATGAACGGCCTGGAGGGCATCGAGGCGCGGTACGACGAGCTGCTGCGCGGCGTCAACGGCGAGCGCCGGTTCGAGGTCGGCAAGGAGGTCGACGGCACGGACCTGGCCAAGGAGATCCCCGGCGGCTACTCGCAGGAGACGCCGGCCAAGGACGGCAGCTCGCTGACGCTGACCATCGACCGGGACATGCAGTACGAGGCGCAGCGCATCATCGGTGAGCAGATGACGAAGGTGGACGCCAGCATCGGCGCGGCGGTCGTGCTGGACGCGCGCACCGGCGAGGTCTACGCACAGGTCAGCTTCCCGACGTACGACCCGGTGGAGTTCGCCGAGGCGGACCCGGAGGACCGGCAGGACGTGGCGTCCGCGGTGGTGGTCGACCCCGGCTCGGTGCACAAGGCGCTGATCTACGGCGCCGCGCTGGAGGAGGGCGTGATCACGCCGGATACGGTGCTCCAGGTGGGGCCCACGATCCGGAAGGGCGGTGTCACGTTCCGGGACACCCACCCGCACCCGGAGGGTACGAAGATCACCATGGCGGGCGCGCTGGCGTACTCGTCCAACGTGGCCGCGATCCAGGTCGCGGACCAGCTCGGGCCGGAGAAGGTGGTCGAGTACCAGAAGCGGTTCGGGCTCGGGCAGTCGGTGAACGAGGGCGTGGCCGGTGAGGCGTCCGGCAAGGTGCTGGAGGCGAGTGAGTGGAGCGGGTCCGGCTACGGCTCGGTCCCGATCGGCCACAGCGTCGACGCCACGCTGCTGCAGATGGCGGCCGCGTACGGCGCGATCGCGAACGACGGCGTCTACGTGCAGCCGCACCTGATCAAGGACACGATCGCGCCGGACGGCACGGTCACGCCGAACACGGACGTCAAGACGCACCAGGTGATCAGCGCGGAGAGTGCCCGGCAGCTGCGGACGCTGCTGGAGTCCGTGATGGTGATCCCGGACGGCAGCGGCCGGGACGCCCGGGTGAACGGCTACCGGGTGGCCGGCAAGACCGGCACGTCCAGCCGCCTCGCGGAGGGTTCCTACCTGCCCGGCGAGGTGGCGTCGTTCATCGGCATGGCTCCGGCGGAGAACCCCCGGTTCGTGGTGGCGGTCTTCGCGCACACGCCGAAGGGCGGCGGGGGTGCGGTGGCCGGCCCGGCCTTCAAGGAGATCATGGGATTCGCGTTGCGGCACTTCAAGGTGCCGCCGAGCAGCACGGAGCCGCCGGAGTTCAAGGTCTTTCCTTAG
- a CDS encoding ArsR/SmtB family transcription factor has product MTIDGVRKVDDPRVLAALSHPLRRRLMDVLKVEGPATASVLAEATGQAVGNVSHHLKVLRECGLIEEVPELARDRRERWWRLVSRGVRWSTSDFADDPATEAVAEAALSMNLDYHVSRVRAWYAAGDDERAHWGEAPFSGDQWLLLTPAELAELEADLLGLIERWRTREIPDDGAERRPVYVFAHGVPGRPGR; this is encoded by the coding sequence ATGACGATCGATGGCGTACGGAAGGTCGATGATCCACGGGTGCTGGCGGCGCTGTCGCATCCGCTGCGACGGCGGCTGATGGACGTGCTCAAGGTGGAGGGGCCGGCCACGGCGAGCGTGCTGGCCGAGGCGACCGGTCAGGCCGTCGGGAACGTCAGCCACCACCTCAAGGTGCTGCGCGAGTGCGGCCTGATCGAGGAGGTGCCGGAGCTGGCCCGCGACCGCCGGGAGCGCTGGTGGCGGCTGGTCAGCCGGGGGGTGCGGTGGAGCACGTCCGACTTCGCGGACGACCCGGCGACCGAGGCGGTCGCGGAGGCCGCGCTGTCGATGAACCTGGACTACCACGTGTCCCGCGTCCGGGCGTGGTACGCGGCGGGCGACGACGAGCGGGCGCACTGGGGCGAGGCGCCGTTCAGCGGTGACCAGTGGTTGCTGCTGACGCCCGCCGAGCTGGCCGAGCTGGAGGCGGACCTGCTCGGGCTGATCGAGCGCTGGCGCACCCGGGAGATCCCGGACGACGGCGCGGAGCGACGCCCGGTCTACGTCTTCGCGCACGGCGTGCCGGGGCGGCCGGGCCGATGA
- a CDS encoding MFS transporter, with the protein MTRDFRLFWLGQTTSRFGGAVTTVALPLAAITVLQASTFQVAMLAAAVWLPWLLAGLPAGVLVDRSRSRRHILIASDLVAAALFVSVPVAAWLGVLTIAHLLVVALLTGLVSVFVETAGQVYLAELLPAERLAAGNARLVGADSAAKVAGPGVGGLIAQVFGAVAGLLVDALTFVISAACMIAVRHREPATPQRTAPALAGTPGGASTPAHGGATPPGGTTAHDAATTGGGTAHSGTTPTDEATSHDGTAPGDEATAHSGMAAIAEGLRFVVRDPLLRVMTVYGAAANLALNGYSAIQMLFLVRENGADPGVAGLLIAIISAGGVAGAAVAGPLGRRFGTARTMLAVLVLTAPFALLVPLARPGAGLAPAVVGGLVLTTGLVANNVLKGAFRQAYVPRRLLGRVINSMQLLNYGAIPVGALIGGALGTALGLRPTMWIMAASIVAATGLLFIGPLKHLRDLPTAPAASPAGGRTTTDEQAIGDERASTDEQTTGRPANATEQNATERDDRLTAV; encoded by the coding sequence ATGACCAGGGACTTTCGACTGTTCTGGCTCGGGCAGACGACGAGCCGCTTCGGCGGTGCGGTCACCACGGTGGCGCTGCCGCTGGCCGCGATCACGGTGTTGCAGGCGAGCACGTTCCAGGTGGCGATGCTGGCGGCCGCGGTGTGGCTGCCGTGGCTGCTGGCCGGGCTGCCGGCGGGCGTGCTGGTGGACCGGTCCCGGTCGCGACGGCACATCCTGATCGCCAGCGACCTGGTGGCGGCCGCGCTGTTCGTCAGCGTGCCGGTCGCGGCCTGGCTGGGCGTGCTGACCATCGCCCACCTGCTGGTCGTGGCGTTGCTGACCGGCCTGGTGTCGGTGTTCGTCGAGACCGCGGGCCAGGTCTACCTGGCCGAGTTGCTGCCCGCCGAGCGGCTCGCCGCCGGCAACGCGCGTCTGGTCGGTGCGGACTCGGCCGCGAAGGTGGCCGGCCCCGGTGTCGGCGGCCTGATCGCGCAGGTGTTCGGCGCGGTCGCCGGCCTGCTGGTGGACGCGCTCACCTTCGTGATCTCCGCGGCTTGCATGATCGCGGTCCGGCACCGCGAGCCGGCGACACCCCAGCGGACCGCCCCGGCCCTCGCCGGCACACCGGGCGGCGCCAGCACACCGGCGCACGGCGGAGCCACGCCGCCCGGCGGAACCACGGCGCACGACGCGGCCACGACCGGCGGAGGTACGGCGCACAGCGGGACGACGCCGACCGACGAGGCGACGTCACACGACGGCACCGCGCCGGGCGACGAGGCCACGGCGCACAGCGGGATGGCGGCGATCGCCGAAGGGCTGCGGTTCGTGGTGCGGGATCCGCTGCTGCGGGTGATGACGGTCTACGGCGCGGCCGCGAATCTGGCGCTGAACGGCTACAGCGCGATCCAGATGCTGTTCCTGGTGCGGGAGAACGGCGCCGATCCCGGCGTGGCCGGTCTGCTGATCGCGATCATCTCGGCCGGTGGCGTCGCCGGTGCCGCGGTCGCGGGGCCGCTCGGCCGCCGGTTCGGGACCGCCCGCACGATGCTCGCGGTCCTGGTGCTGACCGCGCCGTTCGCGCTGCTGGTGCCGCTGGCCCGGCCGGGCGCTGGACTGGCGCCGGCGGTGGTCGGTGGCCTGGTGCTGACGACCGGCCTGGTGGCGAACAACGTGCTCAAGGGCGCGTTCCGGCAGGCGTACGTGCCCCGCCGGCTGCTCGGCCGGGTGATCAACAGCATGCAGCTGCTGAACTACGGCGCGATCCCGGTGGGCGCGCTGATCGGCGGCGCGCTCGGCACCGCGCTGGGCCTGCGACCCACCATGTGGATCATGGCGGCGTCGATCGTCGCCGCGACCGGCCTGCTCTTCATCGGCCCGCTCAAGCACCTCCGCGACCTGCCCACGGCACCCGCGGCCTCCCCCGCCGGCGGGCGAACCACCACCGACGAGCAGGCCATCGGTGACGAGCGGGCCAGCACCGACGAGCAGACCACCGGCAGGCCGGCCAACGCCACCGAGCAGAACGCCACCGAGCGGGACGACCGCCTCACCGCGGTGTGA
- a CDS encoding type 1 glutamine amidotransferase encodes MVRVVWVYPDLLSTYGDRGNMLILAKRAQQRGIPVETIEVRSDQPLPTHADIYLIGGGEDGPQALAAQRLNTDGGLHRAVNQGAAVFAVCAGYQLLGTSFFAKGAKCQGLELIDIYSDRGESRAVGELAGDVDPRLGLPRLTGFENHGGRTHLGPTVSPLARVSVGIGNDGQTEGAWRGKILGTYSHGPALARNPAIADLLLRWATGYDTLPPVDDSWHDNLRNERFAAARPNPQ; translated from the coding sequence GTGGTGCGCGTGGTGTGGGTGTACCCGGACCTGCTCTCCACCTACGGCGACCGCGGCAACATGCTGATCCTGGCGAAGCGGGCACAGCAGCGCGGCATCCCGGTCGAGACGATCGAGGTGCGCTCCGACCAGCCACTGCCCACGCACGCGGACATCTACCTGATCGGCGGCGGCGAGGACGGCCCGCAGGCGCTCGCGGCCCAGCGGCTGAACACCGACGGCGGCCTGCACCGCGCGGTCAACCAGGGCGCCGCGGTCTTCGCGGTCTGCGCCGGTTACCAACTGCTCGGCACCTCGTTCTTCGCCAAGGGTGCCAAGTGCCAGGGCCTGGAGCTGATCGACATCTACTCGGACCGGGGCGAGAGCCGCGCGGTCGGCGAGCTCGCCGGCGACGTGGACCCGCGCCTCGGCCTGCCGCGGCTGACCGGCTTCGAGAACCACGGCGGCCGCACCCACCTCGGCCCGACCGTCTCGCCGCTGGCCCGGGTCAGCGTCGGCATCGGCAACGACGGCCAGACCGAGGGCGCCTGGCGCGGCAAGATCCTCGGTACCTACTCGCACGGCCCGGCACTGGCCCGCAACCCGGCCATCGCCGACCTACTGTTGCGCTGGGCGACCGGTTACGACACGCTGCCGCCGGTCGACGACAGCTGGCACGACAACCTGCGCAACGAGCGGTTCGCGGCCGCCCGGCCGAACCCGCAGTGA
- a CDS encoding C40 family peptidase, translated as MRAALAALVGLCVAAGQLAAPAPAAAAPASGAAAAVVALAKSLSGKRYRAGGASPSGFDCSGFTMYVYREAAGKRLPHNANRQQRAGVAVPRSQARPGDLLIFRKGAHGYHAAIYAGGGYMYDAPRPGVRVGKHKIWSRAYVVRRVV; from the coding sequence GTGCGCGCCGCCCTGGCGGCCCTGGTCGGTCTCTGCGTCGCCGCGGGTCAACTGGCCGCTCCGGCACCCGCGGCCGCCGCGCCCGCGTCCGGGGCCGCCGCCGCGGTCGTGGCGCTCGCCAAGAGCCTCTCCGGCAAGCGGTACCGGGCCGGCGGTGCGAGCCCGAGCGGCTTCGACTGCTCCGGCTTCACGATGTACGTCTATCGCGAGGCGGCCGGGAAGAGGCTGCCGCACAACGCGAACCGCCAGCAGCGCGCCGGTGTCGCCGTGCCGAGGTCGCAGGCCCGGCCGGGAGACCTGCTGATCTTCCGCAAGGGCGCGCACGGCTACCACGCCGCGATCTACGCGGGCGGCGGCTACATGTACGACGCGCCCCGGCCGGGCGTCCGGGTGGGCAAGCACAAGATCTGGTCCCGCGCCTACGTGGTCCGCCGGGTCGTCTGA
- the rsmH gene encoding 16S rRNA (cytosine(1402)-N(4))-methyltransferase RsmH, whose product MGVDMGVPEPELVAAGREWQARGTHVPVLLERCLALLAPALAGDSPVYVDTTLGLGGHAEAILTANPRLTLIGLDRDTEALEHSRRRLDRFADRTHLVHAVSSELPDVLERLGYEQIDGALFDLGVSSLQLDAPDRGFAYAQDAPLDMRMDQGRGLTAEDVVNDYEPGALVRVLRVYGEEKFATRIVSAIVRERGRSRITSTARLAELVRDSIPAPARRTGGNPAKRTFQALRIEVNGELAALEAALPAALDVLAPGGRVVVMSYQSLEDRIVKQAFAARARSTGPIDLPVELPGTGPTLRLITRGAEPPTEEEVAENPRAASVKLRAAERIAGADTGTGRERSRRSRRPGAGAPESS is encoded by the coding sequence ATGGGGGTCGACATGGGGGTGCCCGAGCCGGAGCTCGTGGCCGCGGGTCGCGAGTGGCAGGCACGGGGCACGCATGTGCCCGTGCTGCTGGAGCGGTGCCTGGCACTGCTCGCCCCCGCGCTGGCCGGCGACTCGCCGGTCTATGTGGACACGACCCTGGGTCTCGGCGGGCACGCCGAGGCGATCCTGACCGCGAACCCACGGCTGACGCTGATCGGCCTGGACCGGGACACGGAGGCGCTGGAGCACTCGCGCCGCCGGCTGGACCGGTTCGCCGATCGCACCCACCTGGTGCACGCGGTCTCCAGCGAGCTGCCCGACGTGCTCGAGCGGCTCGGATACGAGCAGATCGACGGCGCTCTGTTCGACCTCGGCGTCTCCTCGTTGCAGCTCGACGCGCCCGATCGCGGGTTCGCCTACGCCCAGGACGCTCCGCTGGACATGCGGATGGACCAGGGCCGCGGCCTCACCGCGGAGGACGTCGTCAACGACTACGAACCGGGCGCGCTGGTACGGGTGCTGCGGGTGTACGGCGAGGAGAAGTTCGCCACCCGCATCGTCTCCGCGATCGTCCGGGAGCGGGGGCGCTCCCGGATCACGTCCACGGCCCGGCTCGCCGAGCTGGTGCGGGACTCGATCCCGGCCCCGGCGCGACGAACCGGTGGAAACCCAGCCAAAAGAACGTTTCAAGCACTGCGTATCGAGGTAAATGGCGAACTCGCCGCCCTCGAAGCGGCGTTACCGGCGGCTCTCGACGTGCTGGCACCGGGCGGACGAGTGGTCGTCATGTCCTACCAGTCACTCGAGGACCGCATCGTCAAGCAGGCGTTCGCGGCGCGAGCCCGGAGCACCGGACCGATCGACCTCCCGGTCGAGCTGCCCGGCACCGGGCCCACGCTGCGATTGATCACCCGAGGTGCGGAGCCGCCCACCGAGGAGGAGGTCGCGGAGAACCCGCGGGCCGCCTCGGTCAAGCTGCGCGCCGCGGAACGCATCGCCGGTGCGGACACCGGGACCGGACGCGAACGGTCCAGGAGGTCACGCCGGCCCGGCGCGGGGGCGCCGGAGTCGTCTTAG
- a CDS encoding MurT ligase domain-containing protein — MPLRAKVATQVSRTAAALSRAAGRGDGSVIGGWIGLKIDPDLLEHLAAGRAIALVSGTNGKTTTTRLTAAALGVLGPVATNSFGANMPTGHTSALAKAGDTPYAVLEVDEHYLPQVIEETRPRVIALLNLSRDQLDRAKEVAMMAQLWRTTLAKHPEVAIVGNADDPMIVWAAGNSPTVSWFSAGQRWQDDSWVCPECGSTIERQDGQWWCTGCPLRRPAPQWVVEDDGVLDPSGAWHLIRLQLPGRVNLGNAATALAVAAAFGIRPLQAVPTLSSVASVAGRYAQVDRDGRNIRLLLAKNPASWLEAFDMADNAPTLLSINARDPDGLDTSWLFDVDFAPLRGRQVLITGDRAYDLAVRLDVNDVPFRHVQTFGEAIASVPPGRLEVIANYTAFQDIRAELDRVN, encoded by the coding sequence ATGCCCCTCCGCGCCAAGGTCGCGACCCAGGTCTCCCGCACCGCCGCCGCGCTCTCCCGCGCGGCTGGGCGGGGCGACGGGTCCGTGATCGGTGGCTGGATCGGTCTGAAGATCGATCCCGACCTGCTCGAGCACCTCGCCGCCGGCCGCGCCATCGCGCTGGTCTCCGGCACCAACGGAAAGACCACCACCACCCGGCTGACCGCGGCCGCGCTGGGCGTTCTCGGCCCGGTGGCGACCAACTCGTTCGGCGCCAACATGCCCACCGGGCACACCTCCGCGCTGGCCAAGGCCGGCGACACGCCGTACGCGGTGCTGGAGGTGGACGAGCACTACCTGCCCCAGGTGATCGAGGAGACCCGGCCCCGGGTCATCGCGCTGCTCAACCTCTCCCGGGACCAGCTGGACCGGGCCAAGGAGGTGGCGATGATGGCCCAGCTCTGGCGCACCACGCTGGCCAAGCACCCCGAGGTCGCGATCGTCGGCAACGCGGACGACCCGATGATCGTCTGGGCGGCCGGCAACTCCCCCACGGTCAGCTGGTTCAGCGCCGGCCAGCGCTGGCAGGACGACTCCTGGGTGTGCCCGGAGTGCGGCTCCACCATCGAGCGCCAGGACGGTCAGTGGTGGTGCACCGGCTGCCCGCTGCGCCGGCCCGCGCCGCAGTGGGTGGTCGAGGACGACGGCGTGCTGGATCCGTCCGGCGCCTGGCACCTGATCCGGCTGCAGTTGCCCGGCCGGGTCAACCTCGGCAACGCGGCCACGGCGCTGGCGGTCGCGGCCGCGTTCGGCATCCGGCCGCTGCAGGCCGTGCCGACGCTCTCCTCGGTCGCGTCCGTCGCCGGGCGGTACGCGCAGGTCGACCGGGACGGGCGCAACATCCGGCTGCTGCTGGCGAAGAACCCGGCCAGCTGGCTGGAGGCGTTCGACATGGCGGACAACGCGCCCACCCTGCTCTCCATCAACGCGCGCGACCCCGACGGGCTGGACACGTCCTGGCTCTTCGACGTCGACTTCGCGCCGCTGCGCGGGCGCCAGGTGCTGATCACCGGCGACCGGGCGTACGACCTCGCGGTCCGGCTCGACGTGAACGACGTGCCGTTCCGGCACGTACAGACCTTCGGGGAGGCGATCGCGAGCGTGCCGCCGGGACGCCTGGAGGTCATCGCGAACTACACCGCCTTCCAAGACATCCGAGCGGAGCTTGACCGTGTCAATTAA